From Topomyia yanbarensis strain Yona2022 chromosome 1, ASM3024719v1, whole genome shotgun sequence, one genomic window encodes:
- the LOC131678960 gene encoding transmembrane channel-like protein 7 yields the protein MARHRRTVSDVFNIEMANGSGSQQEQEPVQQQRKINFADISKCSPSSSSSDFQNTSDSNFLLRTDAAYRRQYCYGSIEKQSQGTEENVYDGTECDDDYETEEGEVDEDEIRDFESIRDSQFETSAADCSKTSRVAVDSFRRWSANFGKSIKNNKRNMYNKTIRFMPSRLQKTLSINGDLMTSTTSDVEHITMELEQREQLMEDNPLSEQLRIDAIKSMAQTLSIKRQIRANLTRTVTRRSVSRSKSMSFLRKCKYSSKIYASRFVKFVRHIITNFELFYGSMKEIEGHFGSRISAYFKLLRWLLVLNLIVVIFVFWFVTFPQILYTGVQNSEARVLNTTVDDEVEARVLRNTRSNFQLTDIFTGEGYFTDSILFYGFYSNSSFTLLPGTSEYSLPHAYFLTVIIMYLATFAFVSLSMARSYRISFIEASGAVHNVLTHKIFCSWDFGIANEKAAQLKHSSIYQDLREYLTIINRSEGPSGKWQSVRSYLFHLTAHLIVLIMITAVGYGIWMLLQQFGETEHFSTWSALYVSIAINITMLVFQYVFKFIAKKEDYRRSSTALNINLMRNFLLQLCIVSVLLFYWLTRSYESCWETSIGQEIYRLVIIDFIISVLFLAFLQASRYAINRLYWRTVSLPEFCLTNNSLGLVYNQTLLWFGLLFSPLLCIIVTVKLIMIFYVKKLSLIYFCKPPIKLWRSNQTQTLFLVLVFVSLFGVIVTHGYIMTQVAVSDECGPFRDNTYMYQLFMQGILKLKEEHFFWKIFIYITKPAIIGGLLLTMAVVAYYLRAKSKAQIAKVKLLKEMLCMEAKDKEFLLANISKITRGKGWTFDNELLNGRKNSADKYSSDPSGTWRYAESPRKISGNSVAMEHDENPSGDGYQRIDESGDGQVRMKRF from the exons ATGGCCCGCCATCGGCGTACGGTGAGTGATGTGTTCAATATCGAAATGGCGAACGGGTCGGGTTCGCAGCAAGAGCAAGAACCAGTCCAACAGCAGAGAAAAATAAACTTTGCGGATATTTCCAAGTGTTCGCCTTCGTCCTCGTCCAGCGATTTCCAAAACACTAGCGATAGTAATTTTCTGCTGCGAACGGATGCGGCCTACAGACGACAGTATTGTTACGGTAGTATTGAGAAACAAAGCCAGGGTACGGAAGAAAATGTGTATGACGGCACCGAGTGCGATGATGATTACGAGACGGAGGAGGGTGAAGTCGACGAGGACGAGATACGGGATTTCGAGAGCATACGAGACAGCCAGTTTGAAACAAGTGCCGCCGATTGCAGCAAAACGAGTCGAGTGGCAGTCGAT AGCTTCCGTAGATGGTCGGCGAATTTTGGTAAAAGCATAAAGAACAATAAACGTAATATGTACAATAAAACAATCAGGTTTATGCCATCACGACTACAGAAAA CTTTGTCCATCAATGGGGACCTTATGACGAGTACTACCTCCGATGTGGAACATATAACTATGGAACTAGAACAGAGGGAGCAACTAATGGAAGACAATCCACTGTCGGAGCAACTTCGTATAGACGCAATCAAATCAATGGCACAAACGTTATCCATCAAACGTCAGATTCGAGCCAATCTAACTCGAACGGTTACCCGTCGTTCGGTTAGCCGATCGAAATCAATGAGCTTTCTACGAAAATGCAAATACAGTAGCAAAATTTACGCTAGCCGGTTTGTCAAATTCGTCAGGCATATCATCACAAATTTCGAGTTGTTCTAcggaagcatgaaagagatcgAGGGACATTTCGGCAGTCGGATCAGTGCCTACTTCAAGCTTCTCCGTTGGCTGCTGGTGCTCAATTTAATCGtggttattttcgtattttggtTTGTTACATTCCCACAGATCCTTTATACAGGGGTGCAAAATTCTGAAGCACGGGTGTTGAATACAACGGTTGACGATGAAGTTGAAGCAAGAGTACTTAGAAACACTCGATCAAACTTCCAACTAACCGATATTTTTACTGGAGAG GGCTACTTCACCGATTCCATCTTGTTCTACGGTTTCTACAGCAATTCTTCCTTCACGCTGCTTCCGGGGACATCGGAGTACAGTCTGCCTCATGCTTACTTTCTTACGGTCATCATAATGTACCTGGCAACGTTTGCATTCGTTTCACTCAGCATGGCCCGTTCCTATCGGATAAGCTTCATCGAAGCTAGTGGAGCCGTGCACAATGTGCTTACACACAAAATCTTCTGCTCCTGGGACTTTGGAATAGCAAATGAGAAAGCTGCTCAACTAAAACACTCCAGCATCTATCAAGATCTTCGGGAGTATTTGACAATAATCAATCGTTCCGAGGGACCGTCTGGCAAATGGCAAAGCGTTCGAAGTTATCTATTTCATCTGACAGCTCATTTGATAGTGTTAATAATGATCACTGCCGTTGGATACGGGATATGGATGCTCCTGCAACAGTTTGGTGAAACGGAACACTTCAGTACATGGTCAGCCCTGTACGTATCAATAGCCATCAACATTACCATGTTGGTGTTTCAATACGTGTTCAAGTTTATTGCCAA AAAAGAAGACTACCGCCGATCATCAACAGCACTGAACATCAACCTGATGCGAAATTTCCTGCTCCAGCTGTGCATCGTCAGTGTTCTCTTGTTCTATTGGTTGACGCGATCATACGAGAGTTGCTGGGAAACTTCGATCGGGCAGGAAATCTACCGGCTAGTCATCATAGACTTCATCATATCGGTCCTTTTCTTAGCCTTCCTTCAGGCATCCCGCTACGCTATAAATCGCTTGTACTGGCGCACCGTCTCCCTGCCTGAATTTTGCCTCACCAATAATAGCCTTGGCCTAGTCTACaatcaaacgttgttatggTTTGGATTGCTGTTTTCCCCTCTGCTATGCATCATCGTCACTGTTAAGTTGATTATGATTTTCTACGTTAAAAAGCTTAGTTTGATCTACTTTTGCAAACCACCAATCAAGCTGTGGCGCTCAAATCAAACCCAAACCCTCTTTCTGGTGTTAGTGTTTGTATCACTTTTCGGAGTAATCGTTACGCATGGATACATAATGACGCAGGTTGCTGTGAGTGACGAATGCGGTCCGTTCCGGGACAACACCTACATGTATCAACTATTCATGCAGGGAATTCTTAAGttaaaggaggaacatttcttttggaaaatttttatctACATAACCAAACCTGCTATCATTGGGGGTCTTCTGCTAACGATGGCTGTAGTTGCATACTATCTGAGGGCAAAATCTAAGGCGCAGATAGCGAAAGTCAAACTGTTGAAGGAAATGCTCTGTATGGAGGCTAAGGACAAAGAGTTTCTATTGGCAAATATAAGTAAGATAACCCGTGGGAAAGGCTGGACCTTTGACAATGAACTGCTGAACGGACGAAAGAATAGTGCCGATAAGTACTCTAGTGATCCAAGTGGAACGTGGCGTTATGCCGAGAGTCCCAGAAAAATTAGCGGGAACTCGGTGGCAATGGAGCACGATGAGAATCCCAGTGGTGATGGGTATCAAC GCATTGATGAATCTGGCGATGGACAAGTTCGAATGAAacgattttga
- the LOC131676390 gene encoding THAP domain-containing protein 5-like has product MSKCHVPNCHNRSFKKTHHQTYLDPDQVSFHRFPYNEKRRKKWLDFLGIDSSTDTTNMFICSRHFRRDCFHDLVYLTTIKQRRRIRFDAIPTILEYDNNQNVSSKNKLMDETDNEFTYCEVLIEAADSEAFDGSESISYKSDEDLSDSNATNCTLEMTCESISLSKNNKKRISPVDWKGRPREVDPGLGQFLNKIDEMQAKLQEVRRQLM; this is encoded by the exons ATGTCCAAGTGTCACGTACCCAATTGTCACAACAGATCGTTCAAGAAAACCCATCATCAAACGTACCTTGACCCAGATCAGGTATCGTTTCACCGGTTTCCGTACAATGAGAAACGCAGGAAAAAATGGTTAGACTTTCTTGGTATAGATTCCTCTACTGATACCACCAATATGTTTATCTGTTCACGACACTTTCGTCGCGACTGCTTTCACGATTTGGTCTACCTTACAACGATCAAGCAACGGCGACGGATCCGATTCGATG CTATACCAACCATTCTGGAGTACGATAACAACCAGAATGTCAGTTCAAAAAACAAACTGATGGACGAAACCGATAACGAGTTCACCTATTGCGAAGTGCTTATTGAAGCAGCTGATTCGGAAGCATTCGATGGAAGTGAGTCCATTAGCTACAAAAGTGATGAGGATTTGTCCGATTCGAACGCCACAAACTGTACACTTGAAATGACATGCGAAAGTATCTCTTTATCAAAGAACAACAAGAAACGAATAAGTCCTGTAGACTGGAAGGGACGACCTCGCGAAGTAGATCCGGGACTGGGTCAATTTTTGAACAAGATAGACGAAATGCAAGCCAAACTACAAGAGGTACGTCGCCAACTGATGTag